Proteins encoded within one genomic window of Micromonospora halotolerans:
- a CDS encoding response regulator, with protein MIRVFLLDDHEVVRRGLADLLQSSGDIEVVGESGSAQEASRRIPALRPDVAILDARLPDGNGIDVCRDIRAVDSSIKGLILTSYEDDEALFAAIMAGAAGYVLKQIRGTDLVDAVRRVAAGQSLLDPAITTRVLERIRSGVEQPRELKSLTEQERRILEYVAEGLTNREIAGKMFLAEKTVKNYVSSVLAKLGLERRTQAAVLATRLLGKSH; from the coding sequence ATGATCCGGGTGTTCCTGCTCGACGACCACGAGGTCGTCCGTCGTGGCTTGGCCGACCTGCTGCAGAGCAGCGGCGACATCGAGGTGGTCGGCGAGTCCGGCTCCGCGCAGGAGGCGTCGCGCCGCATCCCGGCGCTCCGCCCCGACGTGGCGATCCTCGACGCGCGGCTGCCCGACGGCAACGGCATCGACGTCTGCCGGGACATCCGTGCCGTGGACTCGTCGATCAAGGGGTTGATCCTCACCTCGTACGAGGACGACGAGGCGCTCTTCGCGGCGATCATGGCCGGCGCCGCCGGCTACGTGCTCAAGCAGATCCGCGGCACCGACCTGGTGGACGCGGTCCGGCGGGTGGCGGCCGGGCAGTCCCTGCTCGACCCGGCGATCACCACCCGGGTGCTGGAGCGGATCCGCAGCGGCGTCGAGCAGCCGCGGGAGCTGAAGTCCCTCACCGAGCAGGAACGGCGGATCCTGGAGTACGTGGCGGAGGGTCTCACCAACCGGGAGATCGCCGGCAAGATGTTCCTCGCCGAGAAGACGGTGAAGAACTACGTCTCCAGCGTGCTCGCCAAGCTCGGCCTGGAGCGGCGTACGCAGGCCGCGGTGCTGGCCACCCGGCTGCTCGGCAAGAGCCACTGA
- a CDS encoding ArsR/SmtB family transcription factor translates to MVAIGLSAGGVARVRFALSCLWEVMAGVRVLRDPGRHALHLPWANRVRPRLAEAGLLDPDTGLLGHLVPPAPGYLPDFLTPPPAGLTPDLDQELAVLRATPSDTVRAQLDLCPGPRPAAVAALYADPEAGLRRLADEIAAYWRVAVARDWPRIRAVLDAEVFHRARRLAEDGAAGLLNDLHERVRWEGDALLISQRHCAAPDVPDGRGLVLVPSVFVWPSVLSIAAGDVPQLAYPARGIGGLWECPAEAPDALGAVLGRGRARLLAALDAPRSTTELARCTGLSPAGVSQHLTALRAAGLVVTHRQGRSLLSSRTAVAEALLGASA, encoded by the coding sequence GTGGTCGCGATCGGGCTGTCGGCGGGCGGGGTGGCCCGGGTCCGCTTCGCGCTCTCCTGCCTCTGGGAGGTGATGGCCGGCGTCCGGGTGCTCCGCGACCCGGGCCGGCACGCGCTCCACCTGCCCTGGGCCAACCGGGTCCGGCCGCGGCTCGCCGAGGCGGGGCTGCTCGACCCGGACACCGGCCTGCTCGGGCACCTGGTCCCGCCCGCGCCGGGCTACCTGCCGGACTTCCTCACCCCGCCGCCGGCCGGCCTCACGCCGGACCTGGACCAGGAACTGGCCGTGCTCCGCGCCACCCCGTCGGACACGGTCCGCGCCCAGCTCGACCTCTGTCCCGGGCCGCGGCCCGCGGCGGTGGCCGCCCTGTACGCCGACCCGGAGGCCGGGCTGCGCCGGCTCGCCGACGAGATCGCGGCGTACTGGCGGGTGGCCGTGGCCCGCGACTGGCCCCGGATCCGGGCGGTCCTCGACGCCGAGGTGTTCCACCGGGCCCGCCGGCTGGCCGAGGACGGCGCGGCGGGGCTCCTCAACGACCTGCACGAGCGGGTCCGCTGGGAGGGTGACGCCCTGCTGATCAGCCAGCGCCACTGCGCCGCGCCGGACGTGCCGGACGGCCGCGGGCTGGTTCTGGTGCCCTCGGTGTTCGTCTGGCCGTCGGTGCTCAGCATCGCGGCCGGCGACGTCCCGCAGCTGGCCTACCCGGCGCGGGGGATCGGTGGGCTGTGGGAGTGCCCGGCGGAGGCGCCGGACGCGCTGGGCGCGGTGCTCGGGCGGGGCCGGGCGCGGCTGCTCGCCGCCCTGGACGCGCCGCGGTCGACCACCGAGCTGGCCCGGTGCACCGGGCTGTCCCCGGCCGGGGTGTCGCAGCATCTCACCGCGTTGCGGGCGGCCGGCCTGGTGGTGACGCACCGGCAGGGGCGGTCGCTGCTGAGCAGCCGGACGGCCGTGGCGGAGGCGCTGCTGGGCGCCTCGGCGTGA
- a CDS encoding PKD domain-containing protein produces MRSVRQGRWRRTAARLGVAALFVATGVALGAAPAQATATRTVAFWSMDEPARATVLKDSSGNGRNGAIGAEVVTGALYAGATGHRFATHLPTDQEYVPGHVNVVPHTTDFNPDAGDFSLTIRYRTTYSFGNILQKGQGATVGGYWKFEAPGGKPKCLFRGGDGASRTGYTDVPISDGQWHTVTCNRTASYVEMYVDGVRTSRLNGPTGTIANTKQLSIGGKSQCDGVEVTCDYFAGDIDYVKILKGSGGPVNQPPVAQLVPSCSGLVCTFSAAGSTDADGAIQGHHWAFGDGSTTDTVSVPTTSHTYATAGTYPVTLTVTDDRGATGTVTVDVTVAPVPERIAFVGQATANANWTSHTVTVPPTVQPGDTLLLLLSQNTHTGTGEPTGVTGWTRLDRLDGGFATTTAWWKVAAAGDAGTAVRVALDSQAKGNLVVAAYRGAAPSAPVFARATDPASTATRITPYVPVTAEQSWAVSYWLHGDGASTALTPPAGVEVRSNSSQTGGGRVTALLADSGSSVPAGTYGGLAAVGAAASTTTTTWTFVLRPA; encoded by the coding sequence ATGCGGTCAGTCAGGCAGGGACGGTGGCGGCGCACAGCCGCCCGGCTGGGCGTGGCCGCCCTGTTCGTGGCCACCGGGGTGGCGCTGGGCGCCGCGCCCGCGCAGGCGACCGCCACCCGGACCGTCGCGTTCTGGAGCATGGACGAACCCGCCAGGGCGACCGTGCTCAAGGACAGCAGTGGCAACGGCCGCAACGGCGCCATCGGGGCCGAGGTCGTCACGGGCGCCCTCTACGCCGGCGCGACCGGGCACCGGTTCGCCACCCACCTGCCCACCGACCAGGAGTACGTCCCGGGCCACGTGAACGTGGTGCCGCACACCACCGACTTCAACCCGGACGCCGGGGACTTCTCCCTCACCATCCGCTACCGGACCACGTACTCCTTCGGGAACATCCTCCAGAAGGGACAGGGCGCGACCGTCGGCGGCTACTGGAAGTTCGAGGCCCCGGGCGGCAAGCCGAAGTGCCTGTTCCGTGGCGGCGACGGCGCCTCTCGCACCGGCTACACCGACGTGCCCATCTCCGACGGGCAGTGGCACACGGTCACCTGCAACCGCACGGCCAGCTACGTGGAGATGTACGTCGACGGGGTGCGGACCAGCCGCCTGAACGGGCCGACCGGCACCATCGCGAACACCAAGCAGCTCTCCATCGGCGGCAAGAGCCAGTGCGACGGGGTGGAGGTCACCTGCGACTACTTCGCCGGTGACATCGACTACGTGAAGATCCTCAAGGGCTCGGGCGGTCCCGTCAACCAGCCGCCGGTGGCGCAGCTCGTCCCGTCCTGCTCCGGGCTGGTCTGCACCTTCTCCGCGGCCGGGTCCACCGACGCCGACGGCGCGATCCAGGGCCACCACTGGGCCTTCGGCGACGGGTCCACCACCGACACCGTCTCCGTGCCGACCACCTCGCACACGTACGCGACGGCTGGCACCTACCCGGTCACCCTCACGGTCACCGACGACCGGGGCGCCACCGGCACGGTCACGGTCGACGTCACCGTCGCGCCGGTGCCCGAACGGATCGCCTTCGTCGGCCAGGCCACCGCGAACGCCAACTGGACCAGCCACACGGTGACCGTGCCGCCGACCGTCCAGCCGGGCGACACGCTGCTGCTCCTGCTCAGCCAGAACACCCACACCGGCACCGGCGAGCCCACCGGGGTCACCGGCTGGACCCGCCTCGACCGGCTCGACGGAGGCTTCGCCACCACGACCGCCTGGTGGAAGGTCGCCGCCGCCGGCGACGCCGGAACGGCGGTACGCGTCGCCCTCGACAGCCAGGCCAAGGGCAACCTGGTGGTGGCCGCGTACCGGGGTGCCGCCCCGAGCGCGCCGGTCTTCGCCCGGGCCACCGACCCGGCCAGCACCGCCACCCGCATCACCCCGTACGTCCCGGTGACCGCCGAGCAGAGCTGGGCCGTGTCGTACTGGCTGCACGGCGACGGGGCGTCCACGGCGCTGACCCCGCCGGCCGGCGTGGAGGTGCGCAGCAACAGCTCCCAGACGGGTGGCGGACGGGTGACCGCGCTCCTCGCCGACTCGGGCAGCAGCGTGCCGGCCGGCACCTACGGCGGCCTCGCCGCGGTGGGCGCGGCGGCCAGCACGACGACCACGACCTGGACGTTCGTCCTGCGCCCGGCCTGA
- a CDS encoding class I SAM-dependent methyltransferase, with amino-acid sequence MSDLSAAFVRLHARLTPVAFVPEVRLHQADEPIGLWELTEGEFHSAQPPPFWAFAWAGGQALARYVTDHPDLVAGRRVLDLASGSGLVAIAAARCGAAAVRAVEVDERAVAAVALNAEANGVRVDAELGDILDGDAGDAEVVLAGDVFYSEAMARRVLRFLLRAARSGARVLVGDPGRAFLPRERFHELAAYEVPVPEALESVRVKHTTVWELDPAPPGAAR; translated from the coding sequence GTGTCCGACCTGTCCGCGGCCTTCGTCCGGCTGCACGCCCGGCTCACCCCGGTCGCCTTCGTCCCGGAGGTGCGGCTGCACCAGGCCGACGAGCCGATCGGCCTCTGGGAGCTGACCGAGGGCGAGTTCCACAGCGCCCAACCGCCGCCGTTCTGGGCGTTCGCCTGGGCCGGCGGCCAGGCCCTCGCCCGCTACGTCACCGACCACCCCGACCTGGTCGCCGGCCGGCGGGTGCTCGACCTCGCCTCCGGCTCCGGCCTGGTCGCCATCGCCGCCGCCCGGTGCGGCGCGGCCGCCGTCCGGGCCGTCGAGGTGGACGAGCGGGCCGTCGCGGCCGTCGCGCTCAACGCCGAGGCCAACGGGGTACGCGTCGACGCCGAACTCGGGGACATCCTGGACGGCGACGCCGGGGACGCCGAGGTGGTGCTGGCCGGCGACGTGTTCTACAGCGAGGCGATGGCCCGGCGGGTGCTGCGCTTCCTGCTCCGGGCGGCCCGGTCCGGGGCCCGGGTGCTGGTCGGCGACCCCGGCCGGGCGTTCCTGCCCCGCGAACGCTTCCACGAGCTGGCCGCCTACGAGGTGCCGGTGCCCGAGGCGCTGGAGAGCGTACGGGTGAAGCACACCACCGTGTGGGAGCTGGACCCGGCTCCGCCGGGAGCCGCCCGCTAG
- a CDS encoding TetR/AcrR family transcriptional regulator: MTRRAAEIRLDALLRTACEVIAERGLANTRTADVAEAAGVSQALVFYHFATKDRLLAQAFAYAVEQDLNRLDTVIRSSAPPLAKLRRMLRLYAPTGRSTSWSMWIDGWAESLRTPELEKLSRRLDLRWRRDLAAVIADGVADGTFDCPDPAGAAWRISAVMDGLAVQLAVHERVITRRQIAEWVRLVAARELGLEPAQLD, encoded by the coding sequence GTGACGAGACGTGCCGCCGAGATCCGCCTGGACGCGCTGCTGCGCACGGCCTGTGAGGTGATCGCGGAACGGGGACTCGCCAACACCCGCACGGCTGACGTGGCCGAGGCCGCCGGGGTCAGCCAGGCCCTGGTCTTCTACCACTTCGCCACGAAGGACCGGCTGCTCGCGCAGGCGTTCGCCTACGCCGTCGAGCAGGATCTCAACCGGCTCGACACGGTGATCCGCTCCAGCGCCCCGCCGCTGGCCAAGCTGCGCCGGATGCTCCGCCTCTACGCCCCGACCGGCCGGTCGACCTCCTGGTCCATGTGGATCGACGGGTGGGCCGAGTCGCTGCGCACCCCCGAGCTGGAGAAGCTGTCGCGCCGGCTGGACCTGCGGTGGCGGCGGGACCTGGCCGCGGTCATCGCCGACGGGGTGGCCGACGGCACCTTCGACTGCCCCGACCCGGCCGGCGCGGCGTGGCGGATCAGCGCCGTGATGGACGGCCTGGCCGTGCAGCTCGCGGTGCACGAGCGGGTGATCACCCGCCGGCAGATCGCCGAGTGGGTCCGCCTCGTCGCGGCGCGGGAGCTGGGCCTGGAGCCGGCTCAACTGGACTGA
- a CDS encoding sensor histidine kinase — translation MTPLSRVRLDELLQEMLDRVGEVVTNRERLRALLDAVVGIGSDLDLRSTLQRIVASACELAGARYGALGVIGADRLLHDFIVHGISPELHAEIGDLPHGRGVLGLLIDDPRPLRMPDITRHPQSYGFPPNHPPMHSFLGVPVRIRDHVFGNLYLAEKQGAAEFTEDDEEIVVALAAAAGVAIENARLYALAHRRERWLAATAEITSVLLGEVRRTDALTLVARRAREVAGAELALVLLYDEDERQFTVEVVDGADDDAARKLVGAVLPADDTTFVGSVTERRHELLENLAESAPWAHPVVAGPAVVSPLAAADTLHGVLVIAHGPDHGPAAEDDVALLGSFAGQAALAMERARGQEERELLVVLEDRERIARDLHDVVIQRLFATGLQLQSGAMNARPEVAKRINQAVDDLDATIRDIRRTIFELRTPMSAALRTEIREAIEVAAESLGHRPDLELVGPIDSAVPDQLRPELTAVLREALSNAVRHAHADRVSVLVRVDAGWVSVTVTDDGVGCDPEQARSGLVNLRERAERLGGDFQLGRVTPHGTELRWSVPLRD, via the coding sequence CTGACCCCGCTGTCGCGGGTGCGGCTCGACGAGCTGCTCCAGGAGATGCTGGACCGGGTCGGTGAGGTGGTCACCAACCGGGAACGGCTCCGCGCCCTGCTCGACGCGGTGGTCGGCATCGGCTCCGACCTCGACCTGCGCAGCACCCTCCAGCGGATCGTGGCGTCGGCCTGCGAGCTGGCCGGCGCCCGCTACGGCGCGCTCGGCGTGATCGGCGCCGACCGGCTGCTGCACGACTTCATCGTCCACGGCATCAGCCCCGAGCTGCACGCCGAGATCGGTGACCTGCCGCACGGGCGGGGCGTGCTCGGCCTGCTCATCGACGACCCCCGCCCGCTGCGGATGCCGGACATCACCCGCCACCCGCAGTCCTACGGCTTCCCGCCGAACCACCCGCCGATGCACAGCTTCCTCGGCGTTCCGGTGCGCATCCGCGACCACGTCTTCGGCAACCTCTACCTCGCCGAGAAGCAGGGGGCCGCCGAGTTCACCGAGGACGACGAGGAGATCGTGGTCGCGCTCGCCGCGGCGGCCGGCGTGGCCATCGAGAACGCCCGCCTCTACGCCCTGGCCCACCGGCGGGAACGCTGGCTCGCCGCGACCGCCGAGATCACCTCGGTGCTGCTCGGCGAGGTACGCCGCACCGACGCGCTGACCCTGGTCGCCCGGCGGGCCCGGGAGGTCGCCGGGGCCGAGCTGGCCCTCGTGCTGCTCTACGACGAGGACGAGCGCCAGTTCACCGTCGAGGTGGTCGACGGCGCCGACGACGACGCCGCCCGGAAGCTGGTCGGCGCGGTGCTCCCGGCCGACGACACCACCTTCGTCGGCTCGGTCACCGAGCGCCGCCACGAGCTGCTGGAGAACCTCGCCGAGTCGGCGCCCTGGGCGCACCCGGTCGTGGCCGGGCCGGCGGTGGTCTCCCCGCTCGCCGCGGCGGACACCCTGCACGGCGTGCTGGTCATCGCGCACGGGCCCGACCACGGTCCCGCGGCCGAGGACGACGTGGCCCTGCTGGGCAGCTTCGCCGGCCAGGCCGCGCTGGCCATGGAACGGGCCCGGGGCCAGGAGGAACGGGAGCTGCTCGTGGTCCTGGAGGACCGCGAGCGGATCGCCCGCGACCTGCACGACGTGGTGATCCAGCGGCTGTTCGCCACCGGCCTGCAGCTGCAGAGCGGGGCCATGAACGCCCGCCCCGAGGTGGCGAAGCGGATCAACCAGGCGGTCGACGACCTGGACGCCACCATCCGCGACATCCGCCGCACCATCTTCGAGCTGCGCACGCCGATGAGCGCCGCGCTGCGCACGGAGATCCGCGAGGCGATCGAGGTGGCCGCCGAGTCGCTGGGCCACCGGCCCGACCTGGAGCTGGTCGGCCCGATCGACAGCGCCGTCCCGGACCAGCTCCGCCCCGAACTCACCGCCGTGCTCCGCGAGGCGCTGTCCAACGCGGTACGCCACGCGCACGCCGACCGGGTGTCGGTGCTGGTGCGGGTCGACGCCGGCTGGGTGAGCGTCACGGTCACCGACGACGGGGTGGGCTGCGACCCGGAGCAGGCCCGCAGCGGCCTGGTGAACCTGCGCGAGCGGGCCGAACGGCTGGGCGGCGACTTCCAGCTCGGCCGGGTCACGCCGCACGGCACCGAGCTGCGCTGGAGCGTCCCGCTGCGCGACTGA
- a CDS encoding NAD-dependent epimerase/dehydratase family protein yields the protein MRLLMLGGTGFVGGAVVTEAVRRGWSVTVFNRGLHGDVPEGVHRLRGDRTSPDGLAALAGGEWDLVVDTWDGAPRAVRDAARALTGAVPHYVYVSSGSVYAPPVGLGTGEDAPVVAAEADAADGDYPQNKAGGERAAVAVFGDRALLVRAGLILGPGEDIGRLPWWLHRVARGGEVLAPGPRDLPVQYVDARDLAIWLLDRGVEGAGGAYNVVSRTGHTTMGELLDAAVAVTGADATPRWTEPDALLAAGVEPWNDLPIWVPLGHEYRWLQERDVERAHAAGLACRPAVETVADTWRWLREVGRVPARAGRPARAAVGLAPEREAALLAALPA from the coding sequence ATGAGACTTCTGATGCTCGGTGGTACCGGATTCGTCGGCGGGGCCGTGGTGACCGAGGCGGTACGCCGCGGCTGGTCGGTGACGGTGTTCAACCGGGGGCTGCACGGCGACGTGCCGGAGGGCGTACACCGGTTGCGGGGTGACCGCACCTCGCCGGACGGGCTGGCGGCCCTCGCGGGCGGCGAGTGGGACCTGGTGGTGGACACCTGGGACGGGGCGCCCCGGGCGGTCCGGGACGCGGCGCGCGCCCTGACCGGTGCCGTGCCGCACTACGTCTACGTCTCCAGCGGCTCGGTCTACGCGCCGCCGGTCGGGCTGGGCACGGGCGAGGACGCGCCGGTCGTCGCGGCCGAGGCGGACGCGGCCGACGGGGACTACCCGCAGAACAAGGCGGGCGGTGAGCGGGCCGCCGTGGCGGTGTTCGGTGACCGGGCGCTGCTGGTGCGGGCCGGGCTGATCCTCGGCCCGGGCGAGGACATCGGGCGGCTGCCCTGGTGGCTGCACCGGGTCGCCCGGGGTGGGGAGGTGCTCGCTCCCGGCCCGCGCGACCTGCCGGTGCAGTACGTCGATGCGCGGGACCTGGCGATCTGGCTGCTGGACCGGGGGGTCGAGGGCGCCGGTGGGGCGTACAACGTGGTCAGTCGGACCGGGCACACGACGATGGGCGAGCTGCTCGACGCGGCCGTGGCGGTGACCGGCGCGGACGCGACGCCGCGCTGGACGGAGCCGGACGCGCTCCTGGCGGCGGGCGTCGAGCCGTGGAACGACCTGCCGATCTGGGTCCCGCTCGGGCACGAGTACCGCTGGTTGCAGGAGCGGGACGTCGAGCGGGCGCACGCGGCGGGTCTGGCCTGCCGGCCGGCGGTCGAGACGGTCGCGGACACCTGGCGCTGGCTGCGCGAGGTCGGCCGGGTGCCGGCCCGGGCGGGACGCCCGGCGCGGGCGGCGGTCGGTCTGGCCCCGGAGCGGGAGGCGGCCCTCCTGGCCGCGCTACCGGCCTGA
- a CDS encoding alkane 1-monooxygenase: protein MGTDTVPWRDTRKPLWPLALLVPALPFLGWWVWHATGAGWAWWLTPAVVFGVIPVVDLLIGDDRENPPEELVPALQADGYYRWLTYLYLPAQYAALVLCCAVWTHGGLSWAAAAGLVATIGVVDGIAINTAHELGHKREAAERWLSRIALAPAGYGHFHVEHNRGHHTRVATPEDPASSRLGETFWAFWPRTVWGSLRSAWRLESSRLRLRGRSPWTWRNDVLNAWAMTVLLYAVLAVAFGPGVLVFLALQAVVGFSLLEVVNYLEHYGLARQRTAAGRYEKVDPRHSWNSDRTVTNVFLFQLQRHSDHHANPLRRYQTLRSFDASPQLPAGYATMVVAALLPPVWRRVMDHRVLAHYGGDPELANVHPPARDRLRRRDTARARPVQSS, encoded by the coding sequence ATGGGCACCGACACCGTCCCCTGGCGGGACACCCGCAAGCCGCTCTGGCCGCTCGCCCTGCTCGTGCCCGCGCTGCCCTTCCTCGGCTGGTGGGTCTGGCACGCGACCGGCGCCGGCTGGGCCTGGTGGCTCACCCCGGCCGTCGTCTTCGGCGTCATCCCCGTGGTCGACCTGCTCATCGGCGACGACCGGGAGAACCCGCCGGAGGAGCTGGTGCCGGCGCTCCAGGCCGACGGCTACTACCGCTGGCTCACCTACCTCTACCTGCCGGCCCAGTACGCGGCCCTGGTGCTCTGCTGCGCCGTGTGGACCCACGGCGGGCTGTCCTGGGCGGCCGCCGCGGGCCTGGTCGCCACCATCGGGGTGGTCGACGGCATCGCCATCAACACGGCCCACGAGCTGGGCCACAAGCGGGAGGCGGCGGAACGCTGGCTGTCCCGGATCGCCCTCGCGCCGGCCGGGTACGGGCACTTCCACGTCGAGCACAACCGGGGGCACCACACCCGGGTGGCCACCCCCGAGGACCCGGCCAGCTCCCGGCTGGGCGAGACGTTCTGGGCGTTCTGGCCGCGTACGGTCTGGGGCAGCCTGCGCTCGGCCTGGCGGCTGGAGAGCAGCCGCCTGCGCCTGCGGGGCCGCAGCCCGTGGACCTGGCGCAACGACGTGCTCAACGCCTGGGCGATGACCGTGCTGCTCTACGCCGTGCTCGCGGTCGCCTTCGGCCCCGGGGTGCTGGTCTTCCTCGCGCTCCAGGCGGTGGTCGGCTTCTCGCTGCTGGAGGTGGTCAACTACCTGGAGCACTACGGGCTGGCCCGGCAGCGCACCGCCGCCGGCCGCTACGAGAAGGTCGATCCCCGGCACAGCTGGAACAGCGACCGGACGGTCACCAACGTCTTCCTCTTCCAGCTCCAGCGACACAGCGACCACCACGCCAACCCGCTGCGCCGCTACCAGACGCTGCGCAGCTTCGACGCCTCCCCGCAGTTGCCGGCCGGCTACGCCACCATGGTCGTCGCCGCGCTGCTGCCGCCGGTCTGGCGGCGGGTCATGGACCACCGGGTGCTCGCCCACTACGGCGGTGACCCGGAGCTGGCCAACGTGCATCCGCCGGCCCGGGACCGGCTGCGGCGGCGCGACACCGCCCGCGCCCGGCCCGTTCAGTCCAGTTGA
- a CDS encoding DUF6458 family protein, which translates to MGIGTSIFLIAVGAILTFALNASVGGVDLDVVGWILMAAGVLGLIMTSLVWGRRRREVVTTAEPVEYRRVEERRDVAPPL; encoded by the coding sequence GTGGGTATCGGAACGAGCATCTTCCTGATCGCGGTCGGCGCGATCCTCACGTTCGCGCTGAACGCCAGCGTCGGCGGGGTCGACCTGGACGTCGTCGGCTGGATCCTCATGGCGGCCGGCGTCCTGGGTCTGATCATGACGTCCCTGGTGTGGGGCCGTCGCCGCCGCGAGGTGGTCACCACGGCCGAGCCGGTCGAGTACCGCCGGGTCGAGGAGCGCCGGGACGTCGCCCCGCCGCTGTGA
- a CDS encoding Acg family FMN-binding oxidoreductase: MTTGYTVDQLRAAISDAVRAPSLHNTQPWRFRLVDGGIELAVDPLRRLPATDPSGWGARIACGAALFNLRLALAVAGTPASVRLRPYPGDPDVVARLVPDVPRRPTPTEQSLRGAIARRFSNRAPFWPDPVPADARWRLGEAARAEQCWLELVIGTTAVNAFAEIARSAHRVLERDPAYVTERTRWIRSEPSPDGVPTAAGGPQSEPQDLLPQRGFGGRDRAPGRDFEPEPLVAVLGSTGNTATDQVVAGQALQRVLLTATDAGLAVSMLSQPIEVPGAREALRLSLGRFGTPQMVMRIGFGQPGRTTPRRPVDEVLDLPVVH, encoded by the coding sequence ATGACCACGGGCTACACCGTCGACCAGCTGCGGGCCGCCATCTCGGACGCGGTACGCGCGCCGTCGCTGCACAACACCCAGCCGTGGCGGTTCCGGCTCGTCGACGGCGGGATCGAACTCGCCGTCGACCCGCTGCGCCGGCTGCCGGCCACCGACCCGAGCGGCTGGGGCGCCCGCATCGCCTGCGGGGCGGCCCTGTTCAACCTGCGGCTGGCCCTTGCCGTGGCGGGCACGCCCGCCTCGGTCCGGCTCCGCCCGTACCCCGGTGACCCGGACGTGGTGGCCCGGCTCGTCCCCGACGTGCCGCGCCGCCCCACCCCGACCGAGCAGAGCCTGCGCGGCGCCATCGCCCGCCGGTTCAGCAACCGGGCGCCCTTCTGGCCCGACCCGGTGCCCGCCGACGCGCGCTGGCGTCTCGGCGAGGCCGCCCGCGCCGAGCAGTGCTGGCTGGAACTGGTCATCGGCACCACCGCGGTCAACGCCTTCGCCGAGATCGCCCGCAGCGCCCACCGGGTGCTGGAGCGCGACCCCGCGTACGTCACCGAGCGCACCCGGTGGATCCGCTCCGAGCCGTCCCCCGACGGCGTGCCGACCGCTGCCGGCGGACCGCAGAGCGAACCGCAGGACCTGCTGCCGCAGCGCGGCTTCGGCGGCCGCGACCGCGCCCCCGGCCGCGACTTCGAACCGGAACCGCTGGTCGCCGTGCTCGGCTCGACCGGCAACACCGCCACCGACCAGGTCGTCGCCGGGCAGGCCCTGCAACGGGTGCTGCTCACCGCCACCGACGCCGGGCTGGCCGTGTCGATGCTCTCCCAGCCGATCGAGGTGCCCGGGGCGCGGGAGGCCCTGCGGCTGTCCCTGGGCCGGTTCGGCACCCCGCAGATGGTGATGCGGATCGGGTTCGGCCAGCCCGGCCGCACCACCCCGCGCCGCCCCGTCGACGAGGTGCTCGACCTGCCGGTGGTGCACTGA
- a CDS encoding isocitrate lyase/PEP mutase family protein has protein sequence MNEQHTRALHLRSLHVPGEPLVLVNAWDAASARIVAAAGARAVATTSAGVAWSRGVPDGDALGRETAVDVVRRVAAAVPLPVTADIESGYGDSADEVAETVTAVLSAGAVGVNVEDARHDGGAPLRPVEEQAARLAAVRSAADRAGIPLYVNARVDTFLRGAGGIEETVARAGAYLAAGADGIFVPGVVDPDTVAALVAAIPAPLNVLAGPGAPPVAALAKLGVARVSLGSAVAEAAYAVARRAAEEAFTAGTYGALADALDYGTLNELMR, from the coding sequence GTGAACGAACAGCACACCCGAGCCCTGCACCTCCGATCCCTGCACGTCCCCGGCGAGCCGCTGGTCCTGGTCAACGCCTGGGACGCGGCGAGCGCCCGGATCGTCGCCGCGGCCGGCGCCCGCGCCGTGGCCACCACGAGCGCGGGCGTCGCCTGGAGCCGCGGCGTACCCGACGGCGACGCCCTCGGCCGCGAGACCGCCGTCGACGTCGTCCGCCGCGTCGCCGCCGCGGTGCCGCTGCCGGTCACCGCCGACATCGAGTCCGGGTACGGCGACAGCGCCGACGAGGTCGCCGAGACGGTGACCGCGGTGCTGTCGGCCGGCGCCGTCGGGGTGAACGTCGAGGACGCCCGCCACGACGGCGGTGCGCCACTGCGCCCGGTCGAGGAGCAGGCCGCCCGGCTGGCCGCCGTCCGGTCCGCCGCCGACCGGGCCGGCATCCCGCTGTATGTCAACGCGCGCGTCGACACCTTCCTCCGCGGGGCCGGCGGGATCGAGGAGACCGTGGCGCGGGCCGGGGCGTACCTGGCCGCCGGCGCGGACGGGATCTTCGTGCCCGGGGTGGTCGACCCGGACACGGTGGCCGCGCTGGTCGCCGCCATCCCGGCGCCGCTGAACGTGCTGGCCGGGCCGGGCGCCCCGCCGGTGGCGGCGCTGGCGAAGCTCGGGGTGGCCCGGGTCAGCCTCGGTTCCGCGGTCGCCGAGGCCGCGTACGCGGTGGCCCGGCGAGCCGCCGAGGAGGCGTTCACCGCCGGGACGTACGGCGCGCTGGCCGACGCGCTCGACTACGGCACGCTGAACGAGCTGATGCGCTGA